CACCAAGACCCTGAAGGAAACCTACGGCGTCGAGATCGTCGACTCGATCGACGACCTGCTGGGGAAGGTCGACGTCGTTCTGCTGGAGAGCGTGGACGGTCGGCCGCACCTGAAGCAGGCCGAGCCGGTGCTGAAGGCTCGTAAGCCGCTGTTCATCGACAAGCCGGTGGCCGGCACGCTGGCCGACGCCCTGGCGATCTTCGAACTGGCGAAGCAGACCGGAACGCCGGTCTTCTCCAGCTCGTCGCTGCGTTACGGCGCCGAGACGCAGAAGGCTCGCGCGGGCGAGTTCGGCCCGGTCGCCGGCTGCGACGCTTACAGCCCGTGCGCCCTGGAAGAGCACCACCCCGACCTCTACTGGTACGGCGTCCACGGCGTGGAAACGCTCTTCACCGTCATGGGCACCGGCTGCGAGAAGGTCTCCCGGACGACCACGCCCGAGACCGACGTCGCGGTCGGCGTCTGGAAGGACGGCCGGATCGGCACGTTCCGAGGCGTCCGCGAAGGAACCCCGCACGGCTACGGGGCCACGATCTTCGGCAAGAAGAAGATCGCCCAGGCCGGCGCCTACGACGGCTACAAGCCGCTGGTCGTGGAGATCGTCAAGTTCTTCAAGACCGGCAAGGCCCCGGTCTCGCCCGAGGAGACGATCGAGATCTTCGCCTTCATGGAAGCCGCCGACGAGAGCAAGCGGCAAGACGGCCGTCCCGTGACCCTTGAGAGCGTCCTGGCCCGGGCTCGGGCCGAGGTCGCCTCCCGCGGGAAGTGACGGTGGAAGCGCCCTCGCGCGTCCGCTACGGAGTGCTGGCGTTCCTGGCCGCGATGACGTTCGTCCTCTATCTGGACCGCGTCTGCATCGGCCAGGCCGCGCCGGCGATCCAGCGCGACTTGGGGATCGACGACACACGAATGGGCCTGGTCTTCTCGGCCTTCAGCCTGGCGTACGTCCTGTTCGAAGTCCCCACCGGCCGCTGGGGCGACCGCTACGGGTCGCGCGGGGTGCTGACGCGGATCGTGGTCTGGTGGTCGGTCTTCACGGCGATGACCGGGATGGCCGGGGGCTTCGCCGCCTTG
This genomic window from Paludisphaera rhizosphaerae contains:
- a CDS encoding Gfo/Idh/MocA family protein, with translation MNVRIAALAPTLSFLILTATTAVAQETATAEKPLRAGIIGLDTSHVTAFTKLLNDPKAPAEVAGVRIVAAYPGGSQDIPSSHDRVPEYTKTLKETYGVEIVDSIDDLLGKVDVVLLESVDGRPHLKQAEPVLKARKPLFIDKPVAGTLADALAIFELAKQTGTPVFSSSSLRYGAETQKARAGEFGPVAGCDAYSPCALEEHHPDLYWYGVHGVETLFTVMGTGCEKVSRTTTPETDVAVGVWKDGRIGTFRGVREGTPHGYGATIFGKKKIAQAGAYDGYKPLVVEIVKFFKTGKAPVSPEETIEIFAFMEAADESKRQDGRPVTLESVLARARAEVASRGK